One genomic segment of Flagellimonas marinaquae includes these proteins:
- a CDS encoding DeoR/GlpR family DNA-binding transcription regulator, with protein MNKTERHQFILTEVHLHNRVVLADLANMLNVSIDTVRRDIKELDSAKKLKKVHGGALSNGFNAYSDRSNDIYELDSKVSIAQKAVSLIKEGDVVLISGGSTHLELVKLIPKKLSLTFFTPSLSMAIELSQRLPKYHEIFLIGGKLSRSSQLTIGGGSINLLSEIEADICFLGTGYLDAKKGITEVDWEIAQMKKAMIKTSKKVVSLCISPKLNTSNRYKICDIGNLDTLITELDPNSSVLDAYRIRSLKLL; from the coding sequence ATGAACAAGACGGAACGACATCAATTCATACTGACCGAAGTTCACCTGCACAATAGGGTAGTTTTGGCCGATCTGGCCAATATGCTCAACGTGTCCATTGATACCGTTCGACGAGATATCAAGGAACTTGATTCCGCCAAAAAGCTGAAAAAGGTACATGGGGGCGCTTTATCGAATGGCTTCAATGCCTATTCTGACCGTTCCAATGATATTTATGAACTGGACAGTAAGGTTTCCATTGCCCAAAAGGCGGTTTCCCTGATCAAGGAAGGGGATGTCGTGTTGATCAGTGGTGGGTCCACCCATTTGGAACTTGTTAAATTGATTCCGAAGAAGTTGTCGCTTACGTTTTTTACGCCCAGTCTTTCCATGGCCATTGAACTATCCCAACGGTTGCCCAAATATCATGAGATTTTTCTAATTGGAGGGAAACTTTCCCGAAGCTCACAATTGACCATTGGAGGTGGATCTATCAATTTACTTTCGGAAATCGAAGCAGATATCTGTTTCTTGGGAACAGGGTACTTGGACGCCAAAAAAGGGATTACGGAAGTGGATTGGGAAATTGCACAAATGAAAAAAGCTATGATCAAGACCTCCAAAAAGGTGGTTTCACTATGTATCTCCCCGAAACTGAACACGTCCAACCGCTACAAAATCTGCGATATTGGAAATCTGGACACCTTGATTACTGAACTGGATCCCAACTCTTCTGTTTTGGACGCCTATCGTATTAGGAGCCTAAAACTATTATAA
- a CDS encoding SusC/RagA family TonB-linked outer membrane protein — MKKLNYMLLFLTLFLGVNSVFAQTLTVSGTVSDNAGQPLPGANVFIKGTSIGGVTDFDGNFQLEVSDAEGKTLVISYLGFVTKEQVLTGSTQNLSISLTEDSNKLDEVIVLGSSVTQERKKLGNAITTVQSAKLVEAAPVSVTSSLQGKVPGAQITQNSGDPAGGFSIRLRGPSTIKGSSEPLYVVDGVIASNLTTNVTNLNVPAGDASPGQNRMVDINPNDIENINILNGAAAAAIYGSRASNGVVVITTKKGRSFGNGPEMTFKTGININTIRKKLDLNLTGEEFETVPVGGLAGRLWPIFGFDADTNTATPFLNLSSEKFNTTRYDYQDDIFQTGFGTDNHFMVRDGNSKMNYLASVGYTSNEGIVKNTTYNRFTARLKFGHNVADWISYDIGLYFSSSKSDEKPDGNVFWSPINAMNITNNVYDLSQRDANGNLLAVEPTRVNPLSIIETFDITQNVDRFIPNAHVKITPIDNLTIDQIIGVDTYKQKGHISIPVYPYDGVNPAYFNDGYLGDAEAKIFNWNYDITANYDWDISETLNSSTTGGYSFQASQLELDATQGRGLDASGVPTIPLQYNPVDSNLDIYGFFLQETLSYDNKLFLTVAGRVDGATNFDVDNRSNFYPKVSGSYLISNEPFWNTEGFFNSARLRASYGEAGNLTAISPYERFGSYTPNEFAGAGSLQQNNRLGNEDLVPERTKEFEIGADLSFWNDRAGLLFSYYSQKIEDLIVTRVLAPSIGGASRTENVGSMENKGLEIYARITPIKTPDFTWDVNVNFSTNKNKVLKTIGGDITVATVAGATPIVREGEPLGVFYGTYFAKDDNGELILSGPSDTGAPVGVPQQERGDAATGIAQRDANGQPTGDALRKIIGDPNPDYIMGIGTDLKYKNFGFSMLWESVQGFDVFDADKRTRQGVGLGRLSAQELSGDLPRGYIAGIYPIEQFRIEDGSFVKLREIALSYTFDSLFNNSLKDVEVSLIGRNLISFDNFWSFDPETNAGGQSNLLRAVNFGNVPIPSTFALSISTKL; from the coding sequence ATGAAAAAACTCAATTACATGTTACTGTTTTTGACACTGTTCTTGGGGGTGAATTCCGTATTCGCCCAAACCTTGACGGTTTCAGGAACAGTAAGTGACAATGCGGGCCAACCTTTACCAGGGGCCAATGTTTTCATTAAAGGAACCTCCATAGGTGGGGTGACCGATTTTGATGGAAACTTTCAATTAGAAGTTTCTGATGCCGAGGGAAAGACCTTGGTCATCAGCTATCTTGGTTTTGTAACCAAAGAACAGGTACTTACTGGAAGCACACAGAATTTATCAATTTCCTTGACCGAAGATTCAAATAAACTGGATGAGGTTATTGTTTTGGGATCCTCGGTGACCCAAGAACGGAAAAAACTGGGTAATGCCATTACCACGGTTCAATCTGCCAAATTGGTGGAAGCCGCACCGGTGAGCGTTACTTCCTCACTACAAGGTAAGGTGCCAGGGGCGCAAATCACCCAAAACTCGGGAGATCCCGCCGGTGGATTTTCCATTCGCTTGAGAGGACCCAGTACCATTAAAGGTTCCTCTGAACCGCTTTATGTGGTGGATGGGGTGATCGCCAGTAACCTTACCACCAATGTGACCAACCTTAACGTTCCTGCCGGGGATGCAAGTCCAGGACAGAATAGGATGGTGGACATCAACCCCAATGACATTGAAAACATCAATATTCTCAACGGGGCCGCCGCCGCCGCCATTTATGGTTCAAGGGCTTCCAATGGGGTGGTGGTGATTACCACCAAAAAAGGAAGATCCTTTGGGAATGGTCCAGAAATGACCTTTAAAACAGGAATCAATATCAATACCATTCGTAAAAAATTGGACCTTAATTTAACCGGGGAGGAATTTGAAACGGTACCCGTAGGCGGTTTGGCTGGAAGATTGTGGCCCATTTTTGGTTTTGATGCCGACACAAATACCGCAACACCTTTCTTAAACTTAAGTTCCGAAAAGTTCAATACCACCCGCTATGATTATCAGGATGATATTTTCCAAACCGGTTTTGGAACTGATAACCACTTTATGGTTCGCGATGGGAATAGCAAAATGAACTATTTGGCCTCTGTGGGCTATACGAGTAATGAAGGGATTGTTAAAAATACCACTTATAACCGTTTTACCGCCCGGTTAAAGTTTGGGCATAATGTTGCAGATTGGATTTCCTATGACATAGGACTCTATTTTTCAAGCAGTAAGTCCGATGAGAAACCGGATGGTAACGTATTCTGGAGTCCCATTAATGCCATGAACATTACCAATAACGTGTATGACCTTTCGCAACGCGATGCCAATGGGAATCTTTTGGCAGTGGAACCTACCCGGGTAAACCCATTAAGTATTATCGAGACCTTTGATATTACCCAAAATGTGGACCGATTCATTCCCAATGCACATGTAAAGATCACACCTATTGATAATCTTACCATAGATCAAATCATCGGTGTGGATACCTACAAGCAAAAAGGACATATCTCCATTCCAGTGTACCCTTATGATGGGGTTAACCCCGCCTATTTTAATGATGGCTATTTGGGGGATGCCGAGGCCAAGATTTTTAACTGGAACTATGACATTACCGCAAACTATGACTGGGATATCAGCGAAACATTGAACTCTTCCACAACAGGAGGGTATAGCTTCCAGGCCAGTCAATTGGAGTTGGATGCCACCCAAGGAAGAGGGCTCGATGCGTCGGGAGTGCCTACCATTCCCTTGCAATACAATCCAGTGGATTCCAATTTGGACATTTACGGATTCTTCCTTCAGGAAACACTTTCCTATGACAACAAGTTGTTCTTAACTGTTGCAGGTCGTGTGGATGGAGCCACGAACTTTGATGTGGACAACCGAAGTAATTTCTATCCAAAAGTGTCCGGTTCTTATCTTATTTCCAACGAACCTTTCTGGAACACCGAAGGATTCTTCAACTCGGCAAGACTGAGGGCTTCCTACGGAGAGGCGGGTAACCTTACCGCGATATCACCTTATGAAAGATTTGGAAGCTACACGCCCAACGAATTTGCGGGAGCGGGAAGTTTACAGCAAAACAATAGACTGGGTAACGAAGACTTGGTGCCAGAGCGTACCAAGGAATTTGAAATAGGTGCCGATTTAAGTTTTTGGAACGATCGCGCCGGATTGTTGTTCTCATATTATAGCCAAAAAATTGAAGATTTGATTGTGACCCGGGTTTTGGCGCCTTCCATTGGTGGTGCGTCCAGAACGGAGAACGTGGGTAGCATGGAGAACAAAGGTTTGGAGATTTATGCCAGGATAACCCCTATAAAGACTCCTGATTTTACCTGGGACGTGAATGTAAACTTCAGTACCAATAAAAACAAGGTGTTAAAGACCATTGGTGGTGATATTACCGTGGCCACTGTTGCCGGTGCCACGCCAATTGTACGTGAGGGAGAGCCTTTGGGGGTTTTCTACGGAACGTATTTTGCCAAGGATGACAATGGGGAGTTGATTTTGTCCGGACCATCCGACACGGGTGCGCCTGTGGGCGTTCCCCAACAAGAAAGAGGGGATGCTGCTACGGGTATTGCACAGCGTGATGCAAATGGACAACCCACAGGGGATGCGCTTCGAAAAATTATTGGTGACCCCAACCCAGATTATATCATGGGTATTGGAACCGACTTGAAGTACAAGAACTTTGGTTTTTCCATGCTGTGGGAATCCGTACAGGGATTTGATGTGTTTGATGCCGATAAACGTACCCGTCAAGGGGTTGGTTTGGGTCGATTGTCTGCCCAAGAGCTTAGCGGTGACCTTCCAAGAGGATATATTGCTGGGATTTATCCCATTGAGCAATTTAGAATAGAGGATGGTTCCTTCGTAAAATTGAGGGAAATAGCCTTATCCTATACTTTCGATTCGCTTTTCAACAACTCGCTTAAAGATGTAGAGGTTTCCTTGATCGGAAGAAACCTGATCTCTTTTGACAACTTTTGGAGTTTTGACCCTGAGACCAACGCTGGTGGACAATCCAATCTACTGCGTGCTGTAAACTTTGGTAACGTACCAATTCCAAGCACTTTTGCTTTATCAATCAGCACTAAACTATAA
- a CDS encoding tetratricopeptide repeat protein — protein sequence MGLSLARRFMIMGLLLVSTIAQAQNKKVDSLKAQLKVHKLNDSTKVNLLYYLAFAHFQSDSYLTQTYLEKADRLNKELDYPKGKAKVFYLKGILENRKSNYNKSLDFFKQALAIDRSIDNLDGMAANYTAFGITYYDLSQYGEAIVFYNKAYETYKKIGNKREQATLLINMGNVYSEIGKYEEAVENYKKALVQSEALNDQDGVSFVHSNMANVYKVQGNFPLAIDYYNRALAYDRKTKDTLGMAIVLNDLGAVYSSIKKPEKALVLHGQSLDFSLKKGNKRLVAANNSNIGNIYSAKKEYVKALAYYQHSLNASQEIGDLKQIAICFNNIGAVNLSLGHSKKAQQNFLRAKEIAENTNIKNILAISQVGISEAYFMENEYKKALLYAKSGYHTSKELDVLETQKKALGLLAKIYERTKNYKKALESHQKFKVLNDSLFNKENIEKVARLEYEYKYKQALDSASIRELKLTKTVMTTSNDLERTKQNYLWAIIGILVISILSGSLVFYQKYKNVKIKNQNIITEQRLLRSQMTPHFIFNSLSVLQGMILNKEEKKSITYLSKFSKLLRLVLENSRDKIVPLIQELDAIDNYMILQNLGAKPPYDYSLVVDENININLFLVPPMLIQPFIENAIEHAFSINQEHRGIEVHLSFKNKKLSCAITDNGIGIDAISSKINTKKKSLATTITSERLNLLAKDFNMPGFVYVEDRKKCNEQGTKVTLIIPYKIIKNS from the coding sequence ATGGGTTTATCCTTGGCTCGTAGATTCATGATTATGGGGTTGCTGTTGGTTTCGACCATCGCGCAGGCCCAAAACAAAAAAGTTGATAGCCTTAAAGCCCAATTAAAAGTCCATAAGCTAAACGATTCTACCAAGGTAAATTTACTATACTACTTAGCATTTGCCCATTTTCAGAGTGATTCGTATTTGACCCAAACATATTTGGAAAAAGCCGATCGGTTAAATAAGGAATTGGATTATCCAAAAGGAAAAGCAAAAGTTTTTTACCTAAAGGGGATTTTAGAAAACAGAAAGTCCAACTATAATAAAAGTTTGGATTTTTTTAAACAAGCCTTGGCAATTGATCGCTCCATTGATAATTTAGACGGTATGGCCGCCAATTATACGGCTTTTGGCATCACGTATTATGATTTGTCGCAATATGGGGAGGCTATTGTTTTTTATAACAAAGCTTATGAAACGTATAAAAAAATAGGAAATAAGAGAGAGCAGGCTACCCTTTTGATCAATATGGGCAACGTATATTCCGAGATTGGAAAGTACGAAGAAGCTGTTGAGAATTATAAGAAAGCATTGGTTCAAAGTGAGGCACTCAATGATCAAGATGGTGTTTCGTTCGTGCATAGCAATATGGCTAATGTTTATAAGGTACAGGGTAATTTTCCCTTGGCCATTGATTACTACAACAGAGCATTGGCGTATGACCGTAAAACCAAGGACACCTTGGGCATGGCAATTGTGCTCAATGATTTGGGAGCAGTCTATAGTTCCATTAAAAAACCGGAAAAAGCATTGGTATTACATGGCCAGTCCTTGGATTTTTCCTTGAAAAAAGGAAACAAACGGCTGGTAGCGGCAAACAATAGCAATATTGGAAATATATATTCGGCTAAAAAAGAATATGTAAAGGCGCTAGCATATTACCAGCATTCCCTAAATGCGAGCCAAGAAATCGGTGATCTAAAACAAATAGCGATATGTTTTAACAATATAGGAGCGGTCAATTTATCCTTGGGCCATTCAAAAAAGGCTCAGCAAAACTTTTTAAGAGCGAAGGAAATTGCGGAAAATACTAACATAAAAAATATATTGGCCATAAGCCAAGTGGGTATTTCCGAGGCCTATTTCATGGAAAACGAATATAAAAAGGCACTCTTGTACGCTAAAAGCGGATATCATACTTCAAAAGAACTTGACGTGCTGGAAACACAAAAAAAGGCTTTGGGACTTTTGGCTAAAATTTATGAGCGTACCAAAAACTATAAAAAAGCCCTCGAGAGCCACCAGAAATTCAAAGTCTTGAACGATAGTCTTTTCAATAAGGAGAATATTGAAAAAGTCGCTAGGCTCGAATACGAATATAAGTACAAACAGGCATTGGATTCTGCAAGTATCCGTGAGCTAAAACTCACCAAGACCGTTATGACGACATCTAACGACCTTGAACGGACCAAGCAAAATTACCTCTGGGCCATAATTGGTATTTTGGTTATCTCTATACTGTCCGGTTCTTTGGTCTTTTATCAAAAATACAAGAACGTAAAAATTAAAAATCAAAACATTATTACCGAACAAAGGCTATTGCGCTCACAAATGACTCCCCATTTTATATTTAATTCGCTTTCGGTACTGCAGGGTATGATCTTGAACAAGGAAGAAAAAAAATCAATTACCTATTTATCAAAGTTCTCGAAACTATTACGACTTGTTCTAGAAAATTCAAGGGACAAAATCGTTCCCCTGATTCAGGAACTGGATGCCATCGATAACTATATGATCTTGCAAAATTTGGGTGCAAAGCCACCTTATGACTATAGTTTGGTGGTAGATGAAAATATAAACATCAATCTTTTTTTGGTTCCGCCTATGCTGATTCAACCCTTTATTGAAAATGCTATAGAACATGCATTTTCTATTAATCAAGAACATCGTGGAATAGAGGTTCACCTCTCTTTTAAGAACAAAAAATTAAGCTGTGCGATAACGGATAATGGTATTGGAATCGATGCTATTTCAAGTAAAATCAATACCAAAAAGAAATCGTTGGCCACTACCATTACCAGTGAGCGACTGAACCTCCTGGCCAAAGATTTTAACATGCCAGGATTTGTCTATGTCGAGGATAGAAAAAAATGTAACGAGCAAGGAACCAAAGTTACTTTAATCATACCCTATAAAATAATAAAGAATTCATGA
- a CDS encoding RagB/SusD family nutrient uptake outer membrane protein has protein sequence MKGIYKFLLLAALTLGAVSCDKVYLDPNSTLEPDVVNNTDNLVDLINGIQQRWSAERSGLIYTSVNITGLNTSELQLLNPGNQGENEVLLGGDDIGGDNELLNNMWTNAMLCRKEATTVITSAETATDDTSVGNTLKAYGLFYRALVHGTLIQYFEQIPVEIIEDALFNDRVTVLQNAIDDLTEAKGYIDAGLSSEVTSGLIGSVDLENSVNALLARFNLMAGNYSAAIAAADDVDLSAQSTWAYDAAIPNPLAFWFGSQNVTQAKDARFALPDDLLPEDGDQRVDFYVFSEDPDAAIPVYQVTAFFDNNTDEIPVYLPGEMLLIKAEAYARSNDLDNAVIQLNAVRNKTAGEDAFGVGAALADYAGTVDQQSVLDEIYKNRRIELYLSGLGLEDSRRFDRPGPGDAAAERNRNYYPYPNAERDNNDSTPANPTS, from the coding sequence ATGAAAGGAATATATAAATTTTTACTGTTGGCGGCATTGACTCTTGGGGCAGTGTCTTGTGACAAGGTGTACTTGGATCCCAATTCAACCTTGGAGCCTGATGTTGTGAACAACACGGACAATCTTGTGGATTTGATCAACGGTATCCAACAGCGTTGGAGCGCAGAACGTAGCGGTCTTATCTATACTTCTGTAAACATCACCGGATTGAATACCAGTGAACTGCAATTGCTCAACCCCGGTAACCAAGGGGAAAATGAAGTGCTTTTGGGGGGAGATGATATTGGGGGTGACAATGAGCTGTTGAACAATATGTGGACCAATGCCATGCTGTGCCGCAAAGAGGCCACTACGGTGATTACCTCGGCGGAAACGGCAACCGATGATACTTCGGTGGGTAATACGCTTAAGGCATATGGACTTTTTTACAGAGCTTTGGTACATGGAACCTTGATTCAGTATTTTGAACAAATTCCTGTGGAAATCATCGAAGATGCCCTTTTCAACGATAGGGTAACGGTGTTGCAGAATGCCATTGATGACCTCACTGAGGCCAAAGGATATATTGATGCTGGATTGTCTTCTGAGGTTACTTCAGGATTGATCGGTTCTGTGGATTTGGAGAACTCTGTCAATGCGCTATTGGCCCGCTTTAATCTGATGGCAGGCAATTATAGCGCTGCTATAGCTGCTGCGGACGATGTGGACCTATCTGCCCAATCGACTTGGGCCTATGATGCGGCCATACCCAATCCGTTGGCATTCTGGTTCGGTTCCCAAAACGTGACCCAGGCCAAGGATGCCAGATTTGCGCTTCCTGATGATTTACTTCCGGAGGATGGTGACCAACGTGTGGACTTCTACGTGTTCAGCGAAGATCCAGATGCCGCGATTCCCGTTTATCAGGTAACCGCCTTCTTTGATAATAACACCGATGAGATTCCGGTATACCTCCCAGGTGAAATGCTTTTGATAAAGGCCGAGGCCTATGCCAGAAGCAACGATTTGGACAATGCGGTCATTCAATTGAATGCTGTTCGCAACAAAACCGCTGGCGAGGATGCCTTTGGTGTAGGTGCTGCCTTGGCAGACTATGCCGGTACCGTAGATCAGCAATCAGTTTTGGATGAGATTTATAAGAACCGCAGAATAGAATTGTATCTGTCCGGACTCGGGTTGGAGGATAGCCGTAGATTTGATCGTCCAGGTCCCGGTGATGCAGCTGCAGAACGAAATAGAAATTATTATCCGTACCCCAATGCAGAGCGTGATAACAACGATAGTACGCCTGCAAACCCAACTTCTTGA
- the murQ gene encoding N-acetylmuramic acid 6-phosphate etherase, whose translation MKIFNPTTEQSSLFDNLENMDTTELLTNINSVDKTVPQVVEGAIPAIKAFVDAAFENIERGGRLFYIGAGTSGRLGVLDASECPPTFGVDDDVIIGLIAGGDLALRKAVENAEDDKNQAWKDLSGFNIHSSDVLLGIAASGTTPYVIGGLKAAQKEGLVTGCIVCNVNSPMAAEVSYPIELVVGPEFVTGSTRMKAGTAQKLVLNMISTSIMIKLGRVKGNRMVDMQLSNKKLVDRAIRMLMDELQVDENEASRLLKQHRNVRNVFKHFKKK comes from the coding sequence ATGAAAATATTCAATCCTACTACCGAGCAATCCTCTTTATTTGACAATTTGGAGAACATGGATACCACTGAGCTTTTGACCAACATCAACAGCGTGGACAAAACCGTTCCCCAAGTGGTGGAAGGAGCAATACCGGCCATCAAGGCTTTTGTGGATGCAGCTTTTGAAAACATTGAGCGAGGGGGACGATTGTTCTATATTGGTGCAGGAACCAGTGGTCGTTTGGGCGTATTGGATGCTTCCGAATGCCCTCCTACCTTTGGCGTGGATGACGATGTGATCATTGGTTTGATTGCAGGTGGGGACCTAGCCTTGAGAAAGGCAGTGGAAAATGCGGAGGATGATAAAAACCAAGCTTGGAAGGATTTGTCAGGGTTCAATATTCATTCCAGTGATGTGCTTTTGGGAATAGCGGCATCAGGCACCACCCCTTATGTCATCGGAGGATTAAAAGCCGCCCAGAAAGAAGGTCTGGTGACAGGTTGTATAGTATGCAATGTAAATTCGCCCATGGCCGCCGAGGTATCATACCCCATTGAACTGGTGGTTGGCCCCGAATTTGTGACCGGCAGTACCCGTATGAAAGCAGGGACCGCACAAAAACTCGTGCTGAATATGATTTCCACTTCCATCATGATAAAGTTGGGTCGCGTGAAGGGCAATAGAATGGTGGACATGCAACTTTCCAATAAAAAATTGGTGGATAGGGCCATCCGCATGTTGATGGACGAACTACAGGTAGATGAAAACGAAGCTTCCCGATTGTTAAAACAACACCGCAATGTGCGTAATGTTTTCAAACACTTTAAAAAGAAATAA
- a CDS encoding exo-beta-N-acetylmuramidase NamZ domain-containing protein — protein sequence MKKIMTGLDVLLKDNALQSQFKGNVALLCHNASVDGNLQHATLGFKKIFRDRFIKIFGPQHGFSTDAQDNMIETDHTVHPYFNIPVYLLYSETRIPTEAMLKDIDHLFIDLQDVGCRMYTYIYTMTLILDACVSKDIEIVILDRPNPLNGVDLEGNVLDMEFESFIGLHPMPVRHAMTIGEVALMHQRYWAASKSKLRVIEMRGWTRQMYYEDTGLPWLLPSPNLSRVESAFTFPGMVLFEGTTLSEGRGTTQPLEIMGHPKIEPYGYWDTYLSQAFAKSGLQGVAIRPINFLPTFQKQADKPCGGFQVHTLDRKTCKPWRVGQWLMQELHHYMGDHFEWLNPPYEYDYENWPIDIINGTDKLRKWVEAKGTMEELDAMEDYSEYQSNLESIQLY from the coding sequence ATGAAAAAAATAATGACAGGTTTGGATGTTTTGCTGAAGGACAATGCACTTCAATCCCAATTTAAGGGCAATGTGGCGCTGTTGTGTCATAATGCCTCTGTAGATGGAAATCTTCAGCATGCCACGCTGGGGTTCAAAAAGATTTTTAGGGACCGATTCATCAAAATTTTTGGCCCCCAACATGGATTTTCCACCGATGCCCAGGACAATATGATCGAGACCGATCATACCGTGCATCCCTATTTCAACATTCCAGTGTACTTGTTGTATTCTGAAACAAGGATTCCCACCGAGGCTATGCTCAAGGATATCGACCATTTGTTCATCGACCTTCAGGATGTAGGGTGCCGAATGTATACGTACATCTACACCATGACCCTAATTTTGGATGCGTGCGTTTCCAAAGACATTGAAATTGTGATTTTGGACAGACCCAATCCGTTAAATGGGGTTGACTTGGAGGGCAATGTTTTGGATATGGAATTTGAGTCGTTTATCGGGCTCCATCCCATGCCAGTGCGCCATGCCATGACCATTGGCGAAGTGGCTTTGATGCATCAGCGGTATTGGGCGGCTTCAAAATCCAAACTCAGGGTTATTGAAATGAGAGGCTGGACCCGACAAATGTACTATGAAGACACCGGGCTACCTTGGTTGCTGCCCTCACCCAATTTATCCAGAGTAGAAAGTGCGTTTACCTTTCCCGGGATGGTGTTGTTTGAGGGAACCACTTTGAGTGAGGGTAGGGGAACCACCCAACCACTGGAGATCATGGGACATCCCAAAATAGAACCTTACGGGTATTGGGATACCTATCTTTCACAGGCTTTTGCGAAAAGTGGATTGCAGGGAGTGGCCATACGACCTATCAATTTCTTGCCCACCTTCCAAAAACAGGCAGATAAACCCTGTGGAGGTTTTCAAGTGCATACACTAGACCGGAAAACCTGTAAACCGTGGCGGGTTGGCCAATGGTTGATGCAGGAGCTGCACCATTACATGGGAGACCATTTTGAGTGGTTGAACCCTCCCTACGAGTACGATTATGAAAATTGGCCCATAGACATCATCAATGGCACCGATAAACTTAGAAAATGGGTGGAAGCCAAGGGAACCATGGAAGAATTGGATGCCATGGAAGATTATTCGGAATACCAATCAAATTTGGAAAGTATCCAACTATATTAA
- a CDS encoding sodium:solute symporter, translating into MKPTVVFAVIVAYFLLLMAISYLTSRKSGNQTFFTGDRESPWFLVAFGMIGAGLSGVTFVSVPGMVGNNNLYFFQFVLGNVLGYLFITFVLIPLYYRLRLVSIYAYLRDRFGNVSYKSGSLIFLISQSFGAALRLLLAAKILQFAFFDALGIPFAVTVIVILVLVWLYTNKSGIKTIVWTDTVQTVFLILGAVLTVWAIMDSFNFTFGDAVHAVTEHQYFKVFEWEGKSANNFYKQFISGFLITIGMMGLDQNMMQKTLTCKNQWDAQKNSLTYSLILAITQFLFLGLGVLLYIYAENNGVQLPRAADGTLLDTDTLFPNLTLNYLGPLAGVSFLLGIIAASFSSVDSALTALTTSFTYDFLEIDKKEEGKVKSLKNKALVGFSAILFLIVMLFSGSRGDVISLVFTMAGYTYGPLLGLFLLGMFTKVNIKDKWVPVICILTPLMTYFAGNYAKEKYGFDMGFFTIAIIATLTIIGLLLIRKKQ; encoded by the coding sequence GTGAAACCAACAGTTGTATTTGCGGTCATAGTAGCCTATTTCTTGTTGTTGATGGCCATCTCGTACCTCACATCAAGAAAAAGTGGTAACCAAACCTTTTTTACGGGGGACCGAGAGTCGCCATGGTTTCTGGTAGCTTTTGGCATGATTGGGGCCGGACTTTCCGGGGTCACCTTTGTTTCGGTGCCCGGTATGGTGGGTAACAACAACCTGTATTTTTTCCAATTCGTGTTGGGGAATGTCTTGGGCTATCTGTTTATCACCTTTGTGTTGATACCCTTGTATTATAGGTTGCGATTGGTTTCCATTTATGCGTATCTCAGGGATAGGTTTGGCAACGTCTCCTACAAATCGGGCTCATTGATTTTCTTAATCTCCCAGTCTTTTGGGGCGGCTTTGCGATTGCTGTTGGCAGCCAAAATACTTCAGTTTGCTTTTTTTGACGCCTTGGGCATTCCCTTTGCGGTAACCGTGATCGTAATTTTGGTACTGGTTTGGTTGTATACCAATAAATCAGGGATCAAGACCATTGTCTGGACGGATACCGTACAGACCGTATTCTTGATTTTAGGCGCGGTATTGACTGTTTGGGCCATCATGGATTCATTCAATTTTACTTTTGGGGATGCCGTTCATGCGGTGACGGAACATCAATACTTTAAGGTTTTTGAATGGGAGGGAAAATCGGCCAACAACTTCTACAAACAATTCATTTCAGGCTTTTTGATCACTATTGGAATGATGGGACTGGACCAAAACATGATGCAAAAGACCCTCACTTGTAAAAACCAATGGGATGCCCAAAAGAATTCTTTGACCTATAGTCTTATTTTGGCCATAACACAGTTTTTGTTCTTAGGATTGGGGGTATTGCTCTATATCTATGCCGAGAACAATGGGGTACAATTGCCAAGGGCAGCCGATGGAACGTTGTTGGACACTGACACGCTGTTTCCAAATTTGACCCTAAATTATCTGGGGCCATTGGCTGGGGTGAGCTTTTTGTTAGGAATCATAGCGGCATCGTTTTCCAGTGTGGATTCCGCCCTCACCGCCTTGACCACTTCGTTCACCTACGACTTCCTTGAAATTGACAAAAAAGAGGAGGGAAAAGTAAAGTCTCTAAAAAATAAGGCCCTCGTAGGGTTTTCTGCCATTTTATTCCTGATTGTAATGCTGTTTTCAGGAAGTAGGGGTGATGTTATTTCCTTGGTCTTTACCATGGCGGGGTATACCTACGGACCCTTGTTGGGTTTGTTTTTGTTGGGCATGTTCACCAAGGTTAACATAAAGGACAAATGGGTTCCTGTAATTTGTATACTAACGCCTTTGATGACATATTTTGCTGGGAACTATGCCAAGGAAAAGTATGGCTTTGACATGGGCTTTTTTACCATAGCAATTATCGCCACTCTTACGATAATCGGTTTATTATTAATTCGAAAAAAACAATGA